In the Rhododendron vialii isolate Sample 1 chromosome 2a, ASM3025357v1 genome, AAGAGACAATAGTCCAACGGGATATATAACCATttcaacactcaaaactcaattaCGTTTTTAAGAAAAACTTGTAGATCTGTCTAAACCCTTCAAATTAATTAAAAGATCAATCATCCCCAGTTGGTCACCACTGATGTCATGGCCCTTCGTCCCTATCATTAACATGTGCATATAAATTCAAGTTTCAGCTTTCTAAGTCATTACAACAATGTAACGGAATCCATCTAGTTTTCAATCATTAGCCCCAGGAACAGAAGAAATGGACGAATGCGTTCAACTCCTTCTGGTAACATTTCCAGCCTAGGGCACATCAATCCCAGCTTCCAATTCGCCAAGCGCCTCGTAAAACTTGGTGTCAGCGTCACCATTATAACCACCTCTTCCGCACTCAATCGCATGACCAAATCCGCTGCTACACCACCACGAGGCTTGGCCTTTTTGGGCTTCTCCGACGGGTATGATGATGGCAACGGTGGCTCGTTCAACTTGGTCAACGATGCCAACCGCTACATGAAGGAGATAAAGATCCCCGGGTCAGAGGCCGTAGCGAAACTCATCACTTCAGCGGCTGAAACTGGCCAGCCTTTCATTCATGTGGTCTACACCATAATTTTGGGTAGGCCAAGTTGCATATGCCTGTCACGTGCCTTCCACTCTCCTCTGGATTCAACCAGCCACCATCTTTGGTATTTACTATTTACTATTTACTATTATTACATCAATGGTTATGGAGATTCCAATGGACAAAACAAGAATGACCCCTCGTGGTCAGTTGAATTTCCGGGACTGCCACCGCTTACCGCCGGTGACCTTCCCTCCTTTTTGCTTGCTT is a window encoding:
- the LOC131317113 gene encoding crocetin glucosyltransferase, chloroplastic-like — encoded protein: MRSTPSGNISSLGHINPSFQFAKRLVKLGVSVTIITTSSALNRMTKSAATPPRGLAFLGFSDGYDDGNGGSFNLVNDANRYMKEIKIPGSEAVAKLITSAAETGQPFIHVVYTIILGRPSCICLSRAFHSPLDSTSHHLWYLLFTIYYYYINGYGDSNGQNKNDPSWSVEFPGLPPLTAGDLPSFLLASNTFNFALPLFEDHFAILDTETNAKVLVNTFDALEAGALRAIDREVKLGCPFGSISAIAKKQMEEIAHGLLECERLFLWVVRASEEEKLSCKEQLEKQAMIVPWCSQVEVLSHPSVGCFVTNGKLVEDVWKTRKSA